The genomic region GATCGACATCCGCGACGCCGACGCGCTGGTGCGGGTCTTCGAGCAGGAGCGGCCCGAGCTGGTGAGCCACCAGGCGGCCCAGGCGAGCGTCCGCCTCTCGATGGAGAATCCGTCGCAAGACGCCCAGATCAACGTGCTCGGCTCGCTCAACGTGCTGGAAGCGTGCCGCAAGACGGGCGTCCGCAAGCTGATCTACGCGGGGACGGGCGGCGCATCCGTCGGCGAGCCGTCCTACCTGCCGGTGGACGAGGATCACCCGGCCAACCCGCTCAGCCCGTACGGCGCGGACAAGCACGCCGTCGAGCACTACTGCTACCTCTACCAGCAGAGCTTCGGGCTGGAGACGACTATTCTCCGCTATTCGAACATCTACGGGCCGCGCCAGGATCCACGCGGCGAGGCTGGCGTCATCGCGATCTTCGCCGGGCTGATGCTCGCCGGCGGGCAGCCTGTCGTCTACGGCACCGGCGAGCAGGAGCGCGACTACGTCTACGTCGGGGACGTTGCGCGCGCCAACGTCCTGGCGCTCACGCGGGGCGCTGGCCGCATGTACAACGTCGGCACCGGCGTCAGCGTCTCGGTGAACGGCCTCTTCGACCGGCTGGCGGAGCTGACG from Chloroflexota bacterium harbors:
- a CDS encoding NAD-dependent epimerase/dehydratase family protein; translated protein: MRVLVTGGAGFIGSHVVDAYIAAGLDVAVVDNLTTGSRANLNPAARLHEIDIRDADALVRVFEQERPELVSHQAAQASVRLSMENPSQDAQINVLGSLNVLEACRKTGVRKLIYAGTGGASVGEPSYLPVDEDHPANPLSPYGADKHAVEHYCYLYQQSFGLETTILRYSNIYGPRQDPRGEAGVIAIFAGLMLAGGQPVVYGTGEQERDYVYVGDVARANVLALTRGAGRMYNVGTGVSVSVNGLFDRLAELTGYTQARKHAAALPGEVFRIYLTNDRARDELGWLPEVDIDEGLRLTVEHMRAKLAAQAKEKGGR